Within Thermoanaerobaculum aquaticum, the genomic segment TGGGGGACGAAGGGGCCGCCCGGGCGCTTCTGGCCTGGGGGCAGACGCCAGGGGAGTTGCCGGTGACCGCCGAACTTTCCGCGTTGCGGGGAAGCGGGAAGAGCAGGGAAACCACGCTTACGGTCCGAGCCGATTTTTCTTCCGTGGTTACTACCCTTCGCCAGGTAGGTTTGGCGCAGCTGGCGTTGGTTGTGGCCGTAGACCTGGGTGACCCGGATCCGTTCCTTTACCGTGCCGAATTCCAGGAGGACGTGCGCGCCGAGGAGGGGGCAACGTGGACCTTCCAGGGTCCCATGCGGTTGCCCACGCAAGCCCGCAAGCTGGCGGTGCTGGTGGAGGAAAAGGGCACGGGAGCCCGCGGAGGCACGGTGCTGCCAATCAGGCAAGAACGCTAAAGAAAGCTGGCATCTGAAGGCGAAGCTCAGCCCTTGGGGGCTTGTGTTTCGCCGTCGCTTGCCAGGAAACCTCTGGCCTGCGCTTCGGCCACCAGCTTCTGGACCACCTCCCAAAGCGCCGGGCTTCCCGCTGCCACTTCCGCATTGCGGGCCAAAACCTGGCTGGCCCGCACCCCGTGCTCCTGCCAGGAGCGGCCCTCGGTGGCCACGTTCAAAAGCACCGGCAGGAGGCGGTCCAGGCTGCGGGCAAAGCGGGCTTCGGGGCTTGTACCGGCGGAAAACTCCTGCCAGAGCTCCCACCAGTGCCGGCTTTGATCTTCGGGAAGCTGAGCAAAGAGCTTTTCCGCCGCTTGTTTTTCCTTTTCTTCCTGCTTTTTGCGGGCGTCTTCGTCGTACACGTAGGTGTCACCGGCTTCGATTTCCACCACATCGTGGATCAACAGCATTTCCAGCACCCGCAGGAGGTTGACCGGCTCTTTGGCGTGTTCCGAAAGGAGCATGGCGGCCACCGCCACGTGCCAGGAGTGCTCGGCGCTGTTTTCGTGCCTGCCGGCCAGGGTGTAGCTCTGCCGCTGGACCTCCTTGAGACGGTCCAGGGTAAGCAAAAAGGCCAGCTCCCGACTCAAGCGCTCCATGCGGCCTCCGGCGCTGGGTTTGCGGTCGGTCGGGGAATGGGGACGTCCAGTTGGGCGCGCCAGGCGAGGATGGTTTCCAAAGCCACCTCCACCGCCCGTCGCCGCCGCTGGCTTTTGTCTCTGGGAAGCGCCACCGGCGGGTCGGTCATGAGCCCCCAGGAAGCGTTGGCGGGTTGAAAGCGCCTCGGGTCCCGCTGGGTGAGGTGGCGGATGAGGCCGCCGTGGGCGGTCCAGGGTGGGGGAGGCGGGAGCTCCACCCCCAGAAGCGAGGCCAGCGTAAAGAGGGCGGCAAGCAGGCCCGTGGCTGCCGATTCCACGTAGCCCTCCACACCGGTGATTTGCCCCGCCAGGCGCACCCCGGAAAGCCCGCGCAGCTCCAACTTCTCGGTGAGGAACTTGGGGGCGCAAATGAAGGTGTTGCGGTGAATCATGCCAAAGCGCACAAAGCGGGCGTTCTCCAGCCCGGGGATGAGGCGGAACACCTCCCTTTGGGCGGGGATGGTCATGCGGGTCTGGAACCCCACCAGGTTGTAGTGCTCACCGGCCAAATCGTCCTTGCGCAGCTGAACCACGGCGTAGGGCGTGGTGCCGGTTTTGGGGTCCACGAGCCCCACCGGCTTCATGGGTCCAAAGCGCAGCGTGTCCACGCCGCGTTCCGCCATCACCTCGATGGGGAGGCAGCCTTCGAAGTAAGGGATGTCCTCCTCGAAGGGCTTGAGCGGCACTTTTTCTGCCGCCCGAAGCGCTTCCACGAAGCGCAGGTACTGCTCCCGGCTGAGCGGGGCGTTGAGGTAGTCCTCGCCGCTGCCCTTGCCGTAGCGGGAAGCCCTAAACAGCTTGCCCATGTCCAGGGAATCGGCGGCCACCACCGGAGCGATGGCGTCGAAAAAGCTCAAGGAGCCTTCCCCCAGAAGCCTTTCCAGCGCCTGATGGAGGGCTTCCGAAGTGAGGGGGCCGGTGGCCACGATGGCCGGGGGCGCCGGCAGCTCGGTGACCTCCTGGCGCAGGACGGAAATCCGCGGGTGCTGCTCCACCGCTTGGGTGACGGCGCGGGCGAAGCCTTCCCGATCCACAGCCAGGGCGTCCCCCGCCGGCAAGCGGTGGGCCCGGGCGCAGGCCAAAATCAGGGAGCCCAGCGCTTCCATTTCCCGCTTCAAAAGCCCCACCGCGTTTTCCGGGTTGTCCGAGCGCAGGGAGTTGGAACACACGAGCTCCGCCAGGCGGTCGCTGTGGTGGGCGGGGGTGGGCTTGGCCGGGCGCATCTCGTAAAGCACCACGGAAACCCCGGCCTCAGCAAGCTGCCAGGCCGCTTCGCAGCCGGCAAGGCCGCCCCCAACCACCGTCACCGCAGGGAGAACGCTCACCCGTTCTCCTCGGGGCTCACGATATGACCGCAGGTCTTTTGGGCACACTGAAGGTAAACGCCCCGGCGCACCGATTTCTTCTCCAGCATGAAAGGTGCCCCACAGGAGGGGCAGGCGTGGTTTACCGGCTTGGCGGGGAGGGTGAAGGTGCATGTGGGGTACTTGCTGCACCCCCAAAAGGAGCGGCCCCGCTTGGATCGTTTTTCCACCAGCTCCCCCTCCCCGCACTGGGGACAGCGCACGCCCGATGGGGTGTTGGGGGAGGCGGTTTTGGCGGCAATCCGCTGCGTTCCTTTGCACTCCGGGTAGCGGCTGCAGGCCCAGAAGGGGCCAAAGCGGGAGCGCTTTTTCACCATGGCCGCCCCGCACAACGGGCAGGTGGGGGCCTCCTCCCCGGTGTCATCGGGCTCGCGGGTGGTCTTGCAGGTGGGGTAGTTGCTGCAGGCTAAGTACTCCCCGAAGCGGCCAAAGCGCAGCACCATGGGAGCGCCGCAGGTGGGGCAGGTCTGGTCGGTGACCACACCGGCTTTGGCGTCCTCCATGGTGTGTTTGGCCTTGGCCAGGTCCTGCTGGAACGCCCGCCAGAAGCTGGCAATGGCTTCCCGCCAGGGTTTTTCCCCTTCGGCAATGGCGTCCAGCTCCTCTTCCAGGCGGGCGGTGTAGCGCTCGTTGATGAGGTCGCCAAAGCTCTGGGTCAAAAGCCGGGTGACGAGCTTGCCCAGCTCGGTGGGGATGAAGGTGCCCTTTTCCTTGACCACGTAGTTGCGGTCGGAAAGCGTGGCAATGATTTGGGCGTAGGTGGAAGGACGGCCAATGCCGTTTTCCTCCAGCGCCTTGACCAGCGTGGATTCGGTGTAGCGGGGGGGCGGTTGGGTGAACTTCTGTTCGGCTTTGAGCTCGCAAAGCGTGAGGTGCTGGCCTTCCTCCAGCGGCGGTAGCTTGGCGGTTCTCTCCTCCCCCTCTTCGCCTTCCTCCGGTTCCCGCTCTTCCCGGTAAACCCGCAAAAAGCCCGGATCCACCTCCACTTCCCCTTTGGCCTTAAAGCCGTAGGGCCCGGCTTCCACCAGCACCTCGGTGACGTGGAAAACCGCGGGTTTCATTTGCGAAGCCACAAAGCGCTGCCAAATGAGCGTGTAGAGCTTGAGCTCATCCGGGGAAAGGAAGGCCTTCAAGCTTTCCGGGGTGCGGGTGACGTCGGTGGGGCGGATGGCCTCGTGGGCGTCCTGAGCGGCCTGGCGGTTCTTGTACACGTTGGGCTTTTCCGGCAGGAAGTCGGGGCCAAAGGTTTGGGCGATGAAGGCGCGAGTGGCCTCCACCGCTTCTTGCGCCACCCGCACCGAGTCGGTGCGCATGTAGGTGATGAGGCCCACCCGTTCCCCCGCCACCTCCACCCCTTCGTAGAGCCTCTGGGCAATTTGCATGGTCTTGCGCACGGGAAAGCGGAAGCGCTGGTAAGCGGCTTGCTGCAGCTTGGCGGTGACGAATGGGGGCGGGGCGTGCTGCTGCCGCTTCTTCTTGGTGACCTTGGCCACGCGGAAGGGCAGCGAGGAAACCTCGCTCCGGACCGCTTCGGCGGTGGCTTGATCAGCGATCTTGAGCTTCTTGCCGTTCTTGAGCGCCAGTCGAGCGGCAAACTGGGGGGGCACCGCGGCGGCCAGCACCGCATCCAGGTTCCAGTACTCCTCGGGAACAAACGCGGCAATTTCCGCTTCCCGATCGCAAATCATCTTGAGGGCCACCGACTGCACCCGTCCCGCGGAAAGCCCCCTTTTCACCTTTTCCCAAAGCAAGGGGGAAAGCGTGTACCCCACCAGCCGGTCCAGCACCCGCCGGGCCTTTTGCGAGTCCACCAGGTGGGGGTCCAGCTCCCGGGGGTGTTCCAGGGCTTTCTTGACGCCCTGCTTGGTGATCTCATGGAAGAGCACCCGCTCCACCGGCTTTTGGCTTCCCTTCAGGAGCTCGGCCACGTGCCAGCCGATGGCTTCCCCCTCCCGGTCGGGGTCGGTGGCCACCAGGATCTTTTCCGCTTCCCTGGCGGCCTTTTGCAGCTGGGCCACCACCGCTCGCTTGCCCGGGAGCACCTCGTAGCGCGGCTCGAAGCCCTTTTCCAGATCAATCCCCAGCTCGTTTTTGGGCAGGTCGCGCACGTGCCCCACCGAAGCCACCACCCGGAAATCCTTCCCCAGGTAGCGGCTTAAGGTCCTGGCCTTGGCTGGGGACTCCACAATCAAGAGCTTCTCGCCCACGTTCCCTCCGCGCGCACTTTAGCAAGACCTGTCAAGGGTGGGGCTACAATGCTGCTGAAGGATCGGGGGAAGCTATGAAGAGGCTTTGGTTGGCGGGAGTGTTGGTTTTGAGCTTGTCCGGGTGCAGTACCGGCGTGCCCACCGGCGTTCCCGGTGTGGAACAAATGGGGGCCACGGTGCTGCGCTACCAGGGGCCGGAGGTTGAGCTGGCCCTGGGTTACCGTTTTGCCACCTTGAGCCTGGGGGACGAGTGGCTGATGCTGGATTTGGCCATCACCGCCGCCCCGGGAAAGGTGGTGGAGGTGAAAAGGGATGGAGTTTTCGTGCTGACGCCTGGCGGGGAGCGTCTGCCCCTGGCCAGCCAGGAGCAGTTTGCGCAGGCGTATGCGGCGCTGCAACCCACCCTCCGGCGGGCTGCTTTGGCTGCTGACCCTCTGGGCTACTTCAACCGGGAAATCCCGTGCGCTTTGGGTTTCTTTGCGGCACCGGGGGAAGGGCTAGTTTACCCTTCGGTGCACCTGGACGACCGGCGGGTTTGCGAGGGGAGGCTTTACTTTTTCGTGCCGGGAGGGATCCAAGCCGGCCGCTGGACCTTGGGCATTGACCTGGTGGAAACCCAGGTGCGGGTGCCCTTTGTGCTCAAGGCCCGCTAAGCCTTCCGGAAGCGGCCATCGGCTTCCTTCACCAGCTTGCCCTCCAGCTCCAGGGCCGTGAGCTCCGGCAGCAAATCGGCCACGGGCTTTCCGCAGCGGGCGGCCAGCTCGTCCACGGTTAAGGAAAGCCCCTGGGGGAAAAACCGCAACAAGCCCGGCTCTTCCTTGCTTACGGCCGGTGGCTGAGCGCTGGCGGTAAGCCCTAGCGCATCCAAAACGTCCTGGGCACACAGCACGGGAGCGGCACCGGCGCGCAGCAAACCGTTGGGACCGGCGGAAAGCGGGGAAAACACCGAACCGGGCACGGCCATGACCTCCCGCCCCTCCTCCAGGGCCAGCTTGGCGGAAAGCAAGGCCCCGGAGCGCTGGTCGGCTTCCACCACCACCAAAATTTGGGAAAGCCCGGCAATGAGCCGGTTGCGCTCGGGGAAGTTCTCCTGGCGGGGAGGGGTGCCCGGGGGGTACTCGGTGAGGATGCCACCCCGCTGGGCAATGGCCGTGGCCAGCTCCCCATGTTCGGGTGGGTAAACCCGGTCGCAGCCGCTCCCCCAAACCGCCACCGTGAGGCCACCTCCCTCGAGAGCACCGCGGTGCGCTGCCGCATCCACCCCCCGAGCCATTCCCGAAACCACCCACACCCCGGCTTGCGCCAGCTCCCGCCCCAGGTAGTGCGCTACTTCCCTGCCGTATGCGGAGGCCCGCCGCGATCCCACAATGGCCACCGTGGGTCCGGTGGGAAAGCGGCCCTTGAGGAAAAGCCCCAAGGGCGGATCGGCAAGGGCCCGGAGCGGCTCGGGGAAGGAAGGATCGGAAGCTGGATACCAGGTAAAGCCGGCGCGGGCGGCCTCGGCTAAGGCGCGCTGGGCTTTCTCACCGAACTCTGGTTCGGGGCTTTCCCCAGCCTGCAGGTGCCGTCGGGCTTCCTCCCGCCCCTTGCGCCCGGAGCCCGCCAATACCCAAGCCAGTGCCGAGAGAGAATCATCCATGGCCGGCAAGCGTTATCATAACCGTGGCATTGCGTGGGGGACGGGTATGAGGCGGGCGGTCCTGCTTGGGGTGGCGGTCCTTTTCCTAGCTTCTTGCGCCAGTCAAAAGTCTGCCCTTTCGGCGCGGGAGCAAATGCGGCAGGGGGTGGAGGCGGCGGTGGCGGGTCTCTGGCAGGAGGCGGCCTTCCGCTTTGAGCGCGCCCGGGCTTTGGCGGGGGAGAGCCCGGAGCTTTTAAACAATTTGGCGGTTGCGTACGAGGCGTTGGGTCGCTACGAGGAAGCCCTGGCCACCTACAAACGGGCGCTGGAGCTTTCCCCCCACAACTCCCGCATCCGCCGCAACTACGCGCGTTTTGCCGAGTTTTACGCCTCCTACATCCGCGGCATTAGGCCCAAAGGGGGGGACGATGAGGGGCGTTAGCTGGCTTTTGGCGGTGCTGGTTCCGGCGGTGGCCTTGGCCGGCGTGCGGGAAGTGGAAATTTCCCTGCCGGTGCGGCCCAAGCTCCTGCTCACCGGCCACGAAAGGGTGTATTTGGGTCCCTTTATCCGCGAGGCACCCAAGGCCGACGTGCCCCAGCAGAAGCTGGGTTTTGACGTGGCTCAGGAGTTCGAACGCTACTTGCGCCGGCTTTTGCGCCGGGAATCCAAGCTGCAGCTGCTGCCCCCGGTGGAAGGGCTACGGCCCCCCGCCGCCGACGCCCTTGCCTTGGCCCGCGCCACCCAGTTTTGGCGCGAGCTGGGCTCGCAAACGGGGGCGGACCTCATCGTGGCGGGGAGCGTGGACTTCCAGGTGCAGGACCGCTCGGGGTACAAGACCGAGGAGTACGTTTCCCCCATTGACGGCCGCACCTACTACCGTCAGGTGCTGGTGGAGCAAACCGGTTTTGCCTACGACATCCTGCTGCAGGTTTACGACGGCCGCACCGGGGCTTTGCTTCTGGAGCAACCCCTTAAGGATTTCCAGGAGCGAGCCGACCGCAGCTTTGACGAGTTTACCGGCATGTTTTCCAACCTTTACGCTCTGGAAAACCAGCTCATCGGCATTTTTGTCCCGCGTACGGTGAAGAGCAAGCGCATCTTGTTTACCGATTAAAAGGGGGCGCTTATGCGTGGCAAGATCCTGGCGTTAAGCGTACTGGTGGCTGCTGCAGCTCACGCCCAGTACTTTGGCAAGAACAAGGTCCGCTACGACACCTTTTCCTGGCAAGAGTTTGCCACCCCGCACTTTCGCATTTCCTTTTACGATCGGGTGGAGCCGCAGCTGGGCAAGGTGGCTTCCTTTGCCGAAAGCGCCTACGATGAGCTGGCGAGAAAGCTCAACTTCCAGATTCCCGAACCCATTCCCCTCATCGCTTACGCCACCCACGCTGAGTTTGAGCAAACCAACGTGATCATCGAAGGCATCCCCGAAGGCGTGGGGGCGTTTGCGGTGCCGGCCCGCAACCGCATGGTGCTGCCGGTGGATTTGCCCGATGCTGAGCTGCAAAAGCTCATCCAGCACGAGCTGGTGCACATCTTCCAGTACGAGATCCTGTTCCAGGGCAAGCTGGGCAAGGCCCTCACTACCAACATCCCCCAGTGGTTCATGGAAGGCATGGCCTCGTACCTGGCCCAGGACGAGGACTCCCGGGCCAAGGCGGTGATGCGGGATGCGACCCTGGCCGATCGCGTTCCCTCGGTGGCCGATAACGTCACCGGCTACTTCGCCTACCGCTTTGGGCACATGGTGTTTGCCTTTGTGGAAAGCGAGTGGGGGGTGGAGGGCTTACGGGACTTCATCTTTGAAACCCGCAACACCCTCACCGGCGCGGTGGACAAGGCGGTGAAGCGCGCCTTCGATTTGGACGTGGAGGAGTTTGACGCCCGCTTCCGGGCGTGGCTGCGCAAGAAGTACCAGCCGGTGGCCCTGGAGCGGGGGGACCCCCGGGAGTTTGGCCCGGCGTTCCGGATCGAGGAGGGGGTACGCTCGGCGGAGGCCTCCCCAGCGGTTTCGCCCTCGGGGGAGCTCATTGCCGCCTTTACCACCTATAAGGACGATGTGGACGTGGCGCTGTTTTCGGTGCCCAAGCGCAAGCTCTACAAAAACCTCACCCGCGGCTACACCACCCGCTACGAGTACCTGGTGGCGCAGCTTTTCACGGTGGGACCTAACCGCGGCAGGGATTTGGCCTTTTCCCCCGACGGCGACACGGTGGCGGTCTTTGCCCGTAGTGGCCGGGGACGGGTGCTCTTGCTTCTGGATGCCCTGAAAGGGGGTGTGGCGAAGGAGTATCCCATCCCGCAGGACCAGGCCATGGAGCCGGCCTTTTCCCCCGACGGTAAAACCGTGGCCTTTCACGCCTTTGCCAACGGCCAGGCGGATATCTTCCTTCTGGATTTGGCCAGCGGCACGGTGCAAAACCTCACCAACGACCCGGCTTACGATGCCGCCCCGGTGTTTTCCCCCGATGGCAAGTTCCTGGTGTACTCCTCCCAAAGCGGCGAACACGCCAAGCTCTTCCAGCTGGAGCTGGCCAACCCCCAAAACCGCGTGCAGCTCACCTTTGGGGCCGGGGACGATGAAGGCGCCAGCTTTTCCCGGGACGGCAAGGCCCTTTATTTTGCTTCCGATCGCGATCAAGGGGTTTTTGACATCTACCGCCTGGATCTGGAAACCCGCAAGCTCACCCGCCTCACCAAGGTCATCGGTGCCGCTTTAAACCCGGTGGCGGTGGTGACCAAGGACGGGGAGCGGGTGGTGTACCAGGCTTACACCAAAGGTCGCTGGCAGCTTTACCTCACCGATCCGGGGCAAGGGGAAGAGGTGGGGCGGGAGGAAGAGGCTGCCCCGGTGCAGCAGCGGGAGGTTTTCGTGCCGGCCATTACCGTACCGGTGACCCAGGACAAGATCTCGCCGGTGAAGGGGCACAAGCTGTTTGCCGACAACGTGCAGGTTGCCGTGCAGTTTTCCGAAGACCAAACGCTCATCTCCCAGGCTTTCCTTTCCTTTGCCGACCACTACGGTGACCGCCGCCTCAACGTGCTGTTGGAGTCGGTCTCCGGGTACTCCAACTTCCAGGTAGCCTACGTGAACCTGGAGAAGCGCTGGCAGTGGGGGGTCACGGTTTTCGACGATCGCTCCTACTTCGTGGCTGCCGATACCTTTACCGGAAGGGAAGTGCGTCTTAAAAGGCTTTACCGAGAGACCGGGGCCGCGGTGTTTGCCCAGTACCCGCTTTCCCTTTACCTGCGTGCAGAAGCGGCGGCTGGCTACATTTACCGCGACATTGACTACCCCGTCTTGTTTGGCGGGCAGCTGTTCTTCATCCCCATCACCGACCACATCCCCTTTGTGCAGGCGGGGCTTACCGGCGACACCACCGGCTGGAACGACTACGGCCCGCACTGGGGCCGGCGGTGGTCGCTGCTTTTGGCCCAGGCCTTTGACGCCAAAAACGGGGGAACTTTGTCCCGGGAGCTGCGCCTGGACGCCCGCCAGTACCTGCCGCTTTCCCGCCGCAACGAGCTGGCCTTCCGTTTGTTTGCGGCGGTGGCCGATGGCAACCGCCCCAGCATCTTTTACTTTGGCGGCGTGGACACCTTGCGGGGCTTTGATTACCGCTCGGTGCTGGGTAACCAGGCCGCTTACTTCAACGCCGAGTGGCGCTTCCCGCTCATTGACCACCTGGTGCTTCCCTGGTTGCACCTGCGGGATTTCCGGGGACGGTTCTTCCTGGACGTGGGAGCCGCGCGGGTGGACGTCCCGGGGTACACCCAGCCCTTCCGCTTCATGAAAGACGGACAGCTCCAGGACGGGCTTTCCTCCTACGGCTTTGGCTTTTCGGTGGAGCTCTTCGGCTTGCCGGTGCACTGGGACTTTGCCAAACGGTGGGACTTCAAGAAGACCCTGGACAAAGGGTTCAACACCAGCTTCTGGATCGGTTTCCGGTACTAACGACTCCAGGCAACCTTGACTTCTGAGACACATTCGCAAAGGATTCTCCCGTGATACGCGCGCCTTACACCAAGGGGGATGCGCTGGAGCCGGGGGTCATTGCGGTTCCCCCCCAGCTTTCCTTTTGGAAGAGGCTTCTGGCCTTTTCGGGTCCCGCTTACCTGGTGAGCGTGGGTTACATGGACCCGGGGAACTGGGCTACGGATATTGCCGCAGGCTCCAAGTTTGGCTACGCGCTGCTGTGGGTTTTGGTGATGTCCAACCTCATGGCGCTGCTTCTGCAGAGCCTTTCCGCCCGGTTAGGGATCGTCACCCGCATGGACCTGGCCCAAGCCTGCCGGGCCCTTTACGGTAAGAAGGCGGGGTTGGCCCTTTGGGTATTGGCGGAAATTGCCATCGTGGCCTGCGATTTGGCGGAGGTCCTGGGCTCCGCCATTGGTCTGCAGCTGCTCTTCGGCTTGCCCCTCATCGCCGGCATCCTCATCACCGCTCTGGATACCTTTTTGCTTTTGCTTCTGCACGGCCGCGGCGTGCGGCTTTTGGAAGCCTTCATCGTGGTGCTGGTGACCACCATTGGCGTGTGTCTGGCCTTGGAGGTTTTCCTGGCCAAACCTGGGCTGGCGGAGGTGGCTGCAGGCCTGGTGCCGTCGTTGCCGGGGGAAGGGGCGCTGTACCTGGCCATGGGGATGCTGGGGGCCACGGTGATGCCCCACAACATCTACCTGCATTCGGCTTTGGTGCAGTCGCGGCGGGTTGCCCCCACCCCTGCCGGGATCCGCTCGGGGATCCGCTTTAACACCATTGACTCCTTCGTGGCGCTCAACGGTGCTCTGTTCGTCAACGCTTCGTTGCTTGTAATGGCTGCCGCGGCCTTCCACAAGGCCGGGTTTCACAGGGTGGAGGACATTCTGGAGGCCCACCGCCTGCTGGAGCCCATTCTTGGCGAGGCCATAGCCCCGGTGGCCTTTGCCGTGGCGCTCTTGCTGTCCGGGCAGTCCTCCACGATTACCGGCACCCTGGCCGGGCAAATCGTCATGGAGGGGTTCCTGCAGCTGCGCCTGCGCCCCATCGTGCGGCGCATGCTCACCCGGGCGGTGGCCATCGTGCCGGCGGTGGCGGTGATTGCCACCATGGGGGAAAAAGCCACCGGCGAGCTTCTGGTTCTTTCGCAGGTCATTCTCTCCCTGCAACTGCCCTTTGCCGTCATTCCCCTGGTGCACCTGGTTTCCGACGGCCGGTGGTTGGGGCAGTACGCCATCGGCCGCCGGCTGAAGGTGCTGGCCTGGCTGGTGGCGGGGCTCATTACCGGTCTCAACGCCCTTTTGGCCTACCAGGAAATCAGCGGCTGGTTGGCGGCCGCCGGGAGTTGGGCGTGGCTTCTGTGGGTGACGGTGGTGCCTGCCGCGGTGGGTCTGGTGGTCTTTCTGGGGTTTGTGATCATCGGCCCGCTCTGGCAGAGGATGAAGGGCTTGCCGCTGCCGGAAATTGCCAGCGTCCACGGTCCCGCTTCCATGCCGGCCCTGGCCCCCCCTCGCCCACCCCAGCGCATTGCCGCGGCGGTGGACTTTTCGCCGGCGGATACGGCGGTGCTTTCCTACGCCGTGGCCTTGGCCCGGGCCTCCGGCCGGGGTGCGCAGGTGCTGTTGTTCCACGTGGTGGAGTCGGGGGGGGTGAGGATCCTGGGCGGAGAGATGGACGACCGCGAGGTGCGGTCCGACACCGAGAGGCTGGAGCTTTACCGCACCGAGCTGG encodes:
- a CDS encoding PD40 domain-containing protein, with the translated sequence MRGKILALSVLVAAAAHAQYFGKNKVRYDTFSWQEFATPHFRISFYDRVEPQLGKVASFAESAYDELARKLNFQIPEPIPLIAYATHAEFEQTNVIIEGIPEGVGAFAVPARNRMVLPVDLPDAELQKLIQHELVHIFQYEILFQGKLGKALTTNIPQWFMEGMASYLAQDEDSRAKAVMRDATLADRVPSVADNVTGYFAYRFGHMVFAFVESEWGVEGLRDFIFETRNTLTGAVDKAVKRAFDLDVEEFDARFRAWLRKKYQPVALERGDPREFGPAFRIEEGVRSAEASPAVSPSGELIAAFTTYKDDVDVALFSVPKRKLYKNLTRGYTTRYEYLVAQLFTVGPNRGRDLAFSPDGDTVAVFARSGRGRVLLLLDALKGGVAKEYPIPQDQAMEPAFSPDGKTVAFHAFANGQADIFLLDLASGTVQNLTNDPAYDAAPVFSPDGKFLVYSSQSGEHAKLFQLELANPQNRVQLTFGAGDDEGASFSRDGKALYFASDRDQGVFDIYRLDLETRKLTRLTKVIGAALNPVAVVTKDGERVVYQAYTKGRWQLYLTDPGQGEEVGREEEAAPVQQREVFVPAITVPVTQDKISPVKGHKLFADNVQVAVQFSEDQTLISQAFLSFADHYGDRRLNVLLESVSGYSNFQVAYVNLEKRWQWGVTVFDDRSYFVAADTFTGREVRLKRLYRETGAAVFAQYPLSLYLRAEAAAGYIYRDIDYPVLFGGQLFFIPITDHIPFVQAGLTGDTTGWNDYGPHWGRRWSLLLAQAFDAKNGGTLSRELRLDARQYLPLSRRNELAFRLFAAVADGNRPSIFYFGGVDTLRGFDYRSVLGNQAAYFNAEWRFPLIDHLVLPWLHLRDFRGRFFLDVGAARVDVPGYTQPFRFMKDGQLQDGLSSYGFGFSVELFGLPVHWDFAKRWDFKKTLDKGFNTSFWIGFRY
- the topA gene encoding type I DNA topoisomerase, coding for MGEKLLIVESPAKARTLSRYLGKDFRVVASVGHVRDLPKNELGIDLEKGFEPRYEVLPGKRAVVAQLQKAAREAEKILVATDPDREGEAIGWHVAELLKGSQKPVERVLFHEITKQGVKKALEHPRELDPHLVDSQKARRVLDRLVGYTLSPLLWEKVKRGLSAGRVQSVALKMICDREAEIAAFVPEEYWNLDAVLAAAVPPQFAARLALKNGKKLKIADQATAEAVRSEVSSLPFRVAKVTKKKRQQHAPPPFVTAKLQQAAYQRFRFPVRKTMQIAQRLYEGVEVAGERVGLITYMRTDSVRVAQEAVEATRAFIAQTFGPDFLPEKPNVYKNRQAAQDAHEAIRPTDVTRTPESLKAFLSPDELKLYTLIWQRFVASQMKPAVFHVTEVLVEAGPYGFKAKGEVEVDPGFLRVYREEREPEEGEEGEERTAKLPPLEEGQHLTLCELKAEQKFTQPPPRYTESTLVKALEENGIGRPSTYAQIIATLSDRNYVVKEKGTFIPTELGKLVTRLLTQSFGDLINERYTARLEEELDAIAEGEKPWREAIASFWRAFQQDLAKAKHTMEDAKAGVVTDQTCPTCGAPMVLRFGRFGEYLACSNYPTCKTTREPDDTGEEAPTCPLCGAAMVKKRSRFGPFWACSRYPECKGTQRIAAKTASPNTPSGVRCPQCGEGELVEKRSKRGRSFWGCSKYPTCTFTLPAKPVNHACPSCGAPFMLEKKSVRRGVYLQCAQKTCGHIVSPEENG
- a CDS encoding HD domain-containing protein, producing MERLSRELAFLLTLDRLKEVQRQSYTLAGRHENSAEHSWHVAVAAMLLSEHAKEPVNLLRVLEMLLIHDVVEIEAGDTYVYDEDARKKQEEKEKQAAEKLFAQLPEDQSRHWWELWQEFSAGTSPEARFARSLDRLLPVLLNVATEGRSWQEHGVRASQVLARNAEVAAGSPALWEVVQKLVAEAQARGFLASDGETQAPKG
- the trmFO gene encoding methylenetetrahydrofolate--tRNA-(uracil(54)-C(5))-methyltransferase (FADH(2)-oxidizing) TrmFO; this encodes MSVLPAVTVVGGGLAGCEAAWQLAEAGVSVVLYEMRPAKPTPAHHSDRLAELVCSNSLRSDNPENAVGLLKREMEALGSLILACARAHRLPAGDALAVDREGFARAVTQAVEQHPRISVLRQEVTELPAPPAIVATGPLTSEALHQALERLLGEGSLSFFDAIAPVVAADSLDMGKLFRASRYGKGSGEDYLNAPLSREQYLRFVEALRAAEKVPLKPFEEDIPYFEGCLPIEVMAERGVDTLRFGPMKPVGLVDPKTGTTPYAVVQLRKDDLAGEHYNLVGFQTRMTIPAQREVFRLIPGLENARFVRFGMIHRNTFICAPKFLTEKLELRGLSGVRLAGQITGVEGYVESAATGLLAALFTLASLLGVELPPPPPWTAHGGLIRHLTQRDPRRFQPANASWGLMTDPPVALPRDKSQRRRRAVEVALETILAWRAQLDVPIPRPTANPAPEAAWSA
- the dprA gene encoding DNA-processing protein DprA — protein: MDDSLSALAWVLAGSGRKGREEARRHLQAGESPEPEFGEKAQRALAEAARAGFTWYPASDPSFPEPLRALADPPLGLFLKGRFPTGPTVAIVGSRRASAYGREVAHYLGRELAQAGVWVVSGMARGVDAAAHRGALEGGGLTVAVWGSGCDRVYPPEHGELATAIAQRGGILTEYPPGTPPRQENFPERNRLIAGLSQILVVVEADQRSGALLSAKLALEEGREVMAVPGSVFSPLSAGPNGLLRAGAAPVLCAQDVLDALGLTASAQPPAVSKEEPGLLRFFPQGLSLTVDELAARCGKPVADLLPELTALELEGKLVKEADGRFRKA
- a CDS encoding tetratricopeptide repeat protein, with the translated sequence MRRAVLLGVAVLFLASCASQKSALSAREQMRQGVEAAVAGLWQEAAFRFERARALAGESPELLNNLAVAYEALGRYEEALATYKRALELSPHNSRIRRNYARFAEFYASYIRGIRPKGGDDEGR
- a CDS encoding Nramp family divalent metal transporter — protein: MEPGVIAVPPQLSFWKRLLAFSGPAYLVSVGYMDPGNWATDIAAGSKFGYALLWVLVMSNLMALLLQSLSARLGIVTRMDLAQACRALYGKKAGLALWVLAEIAIVACDLAEVLGSAIGLQLLFGLPLIAGILITALDTFLLLLLHGRGVRLLEAFIVVLVTTIGVCLALEVFLAKPGLAEVAAGLVPSLPGEGALYLAMGMLGATVMPHNIYLHSALVQSRRVAPTPAGIRSGIRFNTIDSFVALNGALFVNASLLVMAAAAFHKAGFHRVEDILEAHRLLEPILGEAIAPVAFAVALLLSGQSSTITGTLAGQIVMEGFLQLRLRPIVRRMLTRAVAIVPAVAVIATMGEKATGELLVLSQVILSLQLPFAVIPLVHLVSDGRWLGQYAIGRRLKVLAWLVAGLITGLNALLAYQEISGWLAAAGSWAWLLWVTVVPAAVGLVVFLGFVIIGPLWQRMKGLPLPEIASVHGPASMPALAPPRPPQRIAAAVDFSPADTAVLSYAVALARASGRGAQVLLFHVVESGGVRILGGEMDDREVRSDTERLELYRTELAEQGVEAVYELGFGEPAVQLARLAETHGAELMVVGSHGHVGMADLVHGTTVNHLRHLLKIPVLVVPAGS